In the Zingiber officinale cultivar Zhangliang chromosome 5A, Zo_v1.1, whole genome shotgun sequence genome, CGGCAGCGGCGTGCATCTAGCGGCGACGTcgtgaggaagagggagagaagagcgCCGTCGAcgagggaggagaggaggcgGCGAGGCTGGTGGCTGGTGGCGATGGTGCAAGGATAGCCAAGGACCGGCGGCTATGCTGGACGGGggaagggaggaggaggaggcggtcgTCGCAGGTGtcgcgtgttggttgctactcggaaaacctaatggttccactgtacaaaaattttgtacaaaggtctgaaccttttcctagctaccatgtgttcttttaaattaaacatggatcgcctgcggaacttaacacgtttgatccaaagtttaatctatttgttcttttaggtttagactcggatctcttgcggaacttaacacgttcgatccaaatcacctaagttattaatttcattaaatattagtttccaaaattggcttccagtactgacgtggcgaggcacatgaccttcttggatatgggaacaaccaccaccgactagacaaagccttttaagaaaagttaatatttaatttccttaaataactttaggtcaaccgaaaagaacaatcaaatcacaaggaaaagaaaaaacaaaagagcacaacatcgaaaacaaattcgaaatactagaatcgcatgtctcttgtatttggtattatttccaaaaataactagtatgatgcgaaaaggaaaaatactagttataccttttagaaagacctcttgatcttctaccgtattcctcttctaacctcgaacgttgtgtggacaacgatcttccaagatgaggaccacctagcaccttcttcttcttccatcaagtttcggccaaacaccaaaatccaaggataaagaaccttttccaccaactaagctccaagggatgcaagctttctctccttcttcttcttcttctccaagtagtatccgcccaccacaaaagctccaagcaatgaggagttttggccaccacaaagaggaagagagggagagaagatggtcggccacaacaccaaggaaaagagggagagaataatagaagttgtgtctcatgaaggcaccccaacccctttttttatattccttggctttggtaaataaggaaatttaattttaataaaatttccttaactttccttaacaacaattaattaagaaaaattaaataaaatttcctaattaattgtatgtggctggccacctcatggagaacaaataagataattttcaatcaacaattaaaaattccttatttgtctttggaaattttaaaaaataaaatttccctttaaaatcccttcatggttgataaaaagaaatttctataattttgatcgtgagctactgtttataatttataaggtattgataacatcatcttctgtatgtggcaccacatactatgttatctacaatataaattaattgaacaactacaactaaatgtagacaatttgaccaaatgtgattctttaaataaatgtttacaaaagcttaggctttcagtatacactctaacaggagaAGGGAGAAAAGGAGCGCTCGTGTGAAGGGTCGGCGGTCGGCGCCGGCGAGGAGCATGGGAGGGAAGAAGAAGCCCCTCCCTCTCGTTTCTGTTGGCGACAGCGCAGATCcgggaaagagggagagaaaagaagaggagaggacGGAGAAAGGAGGGGAGATGGGTGTGACCAGCAGAAAGGAAGGGGAGCGGCTGGCGCCGGCGACTTTGCTGGCGAGGAGGAGCCTCAACTCCTTGGTGGCGGAAGCAGCAGAAAACCCAAACCCCCTCCTTTGCCTAGTCCACATAAACCCCAAAACTCTACCCAAGTGAAAAGACCAAAATGCCCTCATTCTTCCCCCTAATTTCTTCTATGCCCTCAACGTATATCCACATCAACAGACATGCATTTAAACTCTTCTTCTCCACTATTTTCTCTTCCACTAGCTCCTATGCTAACTTGAGTGTCAAAGTAGTCACACCGAGTCTAACCTCGGTGTCCATTCTAACCTCTTGCTAAAGTGTTGAAGGGATTtcaggagctctcttcttcactGAAATAGTAGGACTTCTTTCTACCGTAGTTGCTTTTCATTGACTCACCCAACAACAATCTCATATAGGAATAAATTGGTGTCGTCTATGGAAATTGCCTAACCTAAGATGCTAAGATTGTGAAAACTAGGAGAATTGTCGAGAGCCAACATGCCACAAGCGACAGCGCCTGTAAGGAGACTATCACCATGATAAGAGAGGATTTCTAATGACTAGTTGATCACACTATGCAAGAAATATTATAGAGTCTCCTATCGATGAATCTGAATCCTAAAGGAGTACCCCCACCGCAACTGAGATACCTTCCATCCCGGGCTAAGTATCGCCGAATTTCGTGGGTCCTCACCCCACTATATTTGAAAATCACCAAACTAGGATAGTGATTCCACTCGAGAAACGCTCACACGGTTCGAAGGAGGGAGAGACGCTTCCTCGAAATAGAGGTAAATGACCTGAACTTGCTGAAGAGAGGAATCCGCATGGTATACCTTTCTCGAGCTATGTCCTAGAAGATGAATTATTGTGGCACTTTCGACCCCTCGGTTTAGAGAATACactgttagaatttgagggatgtcctaaggcaatcgccttacgatttttttctatttatttgataagtatagattcactatttgagtacatattatatgtttgcttgtctaaaactcatttactgaatgttcataatacaattcatagcatgagagaatttgtgactggattacaactagtgattatctctacatgtataattatgaatatattaaaatttccctagtcgtcgaattgatgcattcagacatcattaattttgtaagactagcacgagttatactccttggttcggccaagcagctgttttctcactggctagaaatattgggatgtcgagagttaaacgtggatgctggttatggtaactagttcattggagtaactcgctgtaagactttatataattttctacatatatatagatatgtctgtgaagtccTTACTATAGCACGAGTGCAAGTGTCCTTCaatttgaggtatacaagtcatcttagtcatgaacacttatactttgacatcttaaacaagcATCTcgttgaggtgtggacccggaatgattgggtataagttgaagtgtccgaaggtatttggatagcccacagaggattcaccactccttacgaggagacgtataccttatgaccactcgttaggattacaACTCAAATTCTTTGGCCAAACATcgcatgttaagagtgcgagactcttgtacacatgtatgagtaatttgaatccgcagaacaaggaagtattacttaggctaggtgtgacgtagtcaacctagtggggataagacacatagaccatgtcctaaaccaagtgggtataagacaagtgaaaggaacgaggcatgACTTACTGTAGCTGTTTAAGGGTttagaattatattaattttaaaatcaactatgattggggatcataatgtactactaggtgtcacccatgatcgttctataattaagtagttaattatcgacgaccaagataaaccgggaacctattgggtcacatggattaacaagtctctaaaagacgtaaaacaagttaaagaatatgattcttagatcaagagataaatgtttggttgaaccatacataagataaatacgGAAATATTTATCGCAATGGAAGTGTGGATgaaccacatctcttatggaagagttagactatatttgatttaatcatgaattagttatgaaccaacttagtttagttgtgaactaAACCAAAGAGTTAATGAACTAATTTTTTGTTTAGGGATAATAtgttggatttggactttctaattcaactcattaatgagggttatatattgatatggttgagagaagattATACACAAGAGAcaattaattggcttgtaaggtttttggaaaaccttaacctaatttctcttctcctctttctttgtagccgccaacaaggggaagcccttccccttgttgccgtgaccaccacaaggaagaaatctcttgtgtgattttcttcctcttcctcttgatctctcttcttcgctcgtggctagtaacttccgaaggagagacttgtactcaaggagttgtttaGAGGGGCtcggcgtggatatgaatagaggcatgGTTCGATAACGTTGCTacagttgatgcccttctcgttgcaggtcatccgtaagatacacatagcataaatttactttcataaaaatttaattatacgatCATATTTGGCATGTTGTATTCTTGCATGCGTgtagtgtgtgtgatgtaataatttagaaattattattattttatttttcgatgcGCACGTGTTACGaaatgtgttttagcacacatCGCATCAGACATATCCCAATATACACGAGGTCAGTCGATTCCGCATCAGACATTATACCACTAATTACTAGAACAGTATGAGTATTAATACAAGTACAGAGTCGAAATGCATTTGGTCgttggggcgagcgaatcgccttttgccacgaTATGTAGCTACAATTTATCAATTGCCAACAGATATGCAGCTACAATTTGTTTGCACAACATTTTGTTATTGATTGATTTAGATATTCGATCAAGATGCATTCATGGGTTGGTTTACTGCATTGTAAATTCAATGTTTTGCTACAATAATCCTTACGATACACTCTTTAATGATGTTCTATTTCAAAGTTCAGGCTGTCAATCATGTGCCCCTAGGGCAAATCATGTGAATATAGTTGATAGGTTAAACTTTGACATCCTACTTTGTTACTTAAATACCAAATAATCCTTCGATAACTATGGTTACGTAATTCCTAATGAATAATTTGTCTGTCTATACCATTAGTTTCACTGTCATttgtatttttagatttattttgttggtaGATGATAAATTTCTATAAGGTCGGATtaataacttttagattaattAGACATTTGaatattttgattaaaataataataataatttcttttCGTTAGATTTGTTCGTCTAAATTGATAGGCACCGACCGTTTGGAAATCATGACCGTCCGATCGTCCCACTCCAGATCATAAAGATTGGCCCAACAGAGGTAAAGTATACACCCTGTCGTGCTCGATGCGAGACTTGTTTTCCAACAGCCGATTGCTATATTTCATAGGCTATAATTCCTGTTTGCTGTCTCGTGTGAACTGGAACAATCGTGGCTTTCGTCCACGAAATCACCAGCCGTCGGACGCTGCATTTAGGTTTCTACGCGTCCATTGTGTGACTTACGCCCCAAGTCAACACAGCGGACGAAGGCGAAGCTCTCGACCGAGCGATCGGATCGGTGGTCGGAACCCTAATTGGCCCTCTATCCCTGCGATTTGTGGTTGAGAAGATGTGGAAGAACGCCGGGTACTCGAAAGCAGGGGACTTGGAGTCCGGGACGCAGCCGCTCTACCCGGGAATGCTCGAGAGCCCCGATCTCCGGTGGGCGTTCATCAGGAAGATCTACTTCATTCTCTGCGTCCAACTGGCGTTGACGGTGGCCGTAGCCTCCGTCGTGGTCAGTGTCGACGCCATCCCCCAATTCCTCCTTTCGTCGAACACGGGGCTGGCGGTTTATATCGCCATCGTCTTCCTCCCAATAATTAGTACTGTTAACAAAAATTTTccaattttttcttatttttctattttggaaCAGGGATCTGTTCTTCCAGTTTTTGCCTCCATTTGATGAATTTTATGGTTTAACTATGTGTAGCTTTGTGCCCTCTGTCTTGTTATTATCAACGCCACCCGGTGAATCTACTTCTTCTCGGGCTGTTTACTGTGTCATTGAGCTTCGCTGTCGGAATGACCTGTGCTTTTACAAGCGGTAACTCCTAAGCTCTTATCTTTGCTTCATGCCTTTTTTATTTTTCTGAACTGGAGAAAAGTCAGCATTTTCTATGCTTTACTCcatttcatttaattaaagactaaCAACGTATGAACAAAatctatttcctttttcttttaaaagaATGTCGAAGAGGTAAATTGCCGCATTTTTATACATATCAAACAATTAGTCATGTAGAAACAGATATTTCTTTTTCTAGTGAGCTCAGCTCATCAAGAGTTCAGGAACAAACTTTCTTACAAACTCATCTAAAGCTTAATAAAGATCTCGTTTctttaattgtaaattttaaaCATACGAACAATATAGTACACCTGCTATATAGTTATTTATAAAACTATTATATCTTGTTCTTTTAAGGCTGAATTTTTTACAACTGTCTGGTAGAGTGATTACAAGTATATGGTTCCACTTGGACAAAGGAGAACTAGTTTTTTATTGTTTGGGAAACATTTGGAATTGTGCAGTTGGTATTCAAGTTTATTGGGCATGTAGGAATTGGATGATGCTAAAGAGTAACTAGAGGAGTTTAATATTTTATGATTGTAAAACCTAAAGAAAGATCAACTGCACTTGTAGGCCTTCAATTTCTTTTCACATTTGTTGGTTGATGATCAGTAGATTTGGTCTTCTATGGATTTAGTTTCCATCACATTCTTATTCTTTGTTGCTATTACAGTCACGTTGTGCCTTGTCTATTTTTATGTCTTTCTGTTAGTAACCTATGACATGCAACTCAGAAATTCGCAATTTTCTGTAAACAGGAAAGGTCATTTTGGAAGCTGCTATTCTCACTGCAGTGGTGGTTGTTAGTCTCACCCTCTATACTTTCTGGGCTGCACGTAGAGGCCATGACTTCAGCTTTCTGGGCCCTTTCCTTTTCGCTGCTCTCATGATATTGCTGGTGTTCTCATTTATCCAGGTAAACAGGCCATTTAATTCATTTCACCTTCCTCTCTACTCCAGTAAATCATAAACATAATAATTTGAATCATATTGGTCGTTATGTTTCAGATTCTATTTCCTCTGGGAAAGATTTCAGTAATGATATACGGAGGACTGGCTGCAATTATATTTGCTGCCTACATTGTATATGACACAGACAACTTGATCAAGCGATATACTTATGATGAGTACATTTGGGCTGCTGTGGCTCTCTATCTTGACATCATAAACCTGTTCCTTAATCTGCTCACCATACTCAGGGTTTCAAACAATTGAATTCTGCATCATGGACAACTCAGTCTTGAGGTTTAAGATCAATTATTGCAGGGTGCTGAAAACATAATGTGTATAAGATTATCACAAAATGTAGTTGTGCATTAATTTCTCTTTATCTTGGTAATCCTTGGAAGAAACTGGTAGCTGCTTCCGATAAGAAACTTTTGGCACAACTGGTACTTCCATTTGTGCCCTACTCCATGCATAATTACCTCAAACGTTAGTTGTATGCTATTTGGATTAAAAAAAATGGCGTAATATATTGATATAAATGTCtagtttttattgattttataaTCTGTTTTATTTGTATGCAACTATACTAATACCAACTGAATCTGTTAAGTTCCATAGAAGAAATAGCAAGGTGTCGAGCCTTGACCAAAACTCTAGTTACACGGAAGGATTGTTTAAAAGACTTGTAGCATATCCTAGTGTAGGTGGATGTTCCATGTGCAATTATTCTTGGATCCGTCTCTACACCTCAACAACGCGGGCAGTCAAAGAAGATGTGTTGTATGTCTCCTCCTAATCTTCGCGCAAGGTGCATAAGGTGCAACTCCTGTCCTTGAGGTCTTCATGTCTGGCCCTCGTGGGTAATTTTCCATTCACCGCCATCCAGAATGTACAACTCAGCAAAACATGGAAGTAGTCAAAGAAGATGTGCTCCTACGTCTTCTCCTACTTGTTTTGCATAAGGTGTTCTTTTCATAAGGTGCAACTCTTGTCCTTGAGGTATTCTTGTCTGGCCCTCGTGGGTAATCTCCCATGCACCACCATTTAGAATGTTATCATGTGACTCGGCTATAGATAGCTCTTCAAGATTGTGCTGACCAACCCAAGGCTTCCTTGGACTTGACTGTCGGAATAAATCGTAAACCCTGCCAATCTCTCCGTCAAACCAAGTGACTCAGGGTCGACTTTAGACATAGGTCATTAAGATCTATGCCTTAGGgtctattatttttaatatattaaatatatttttatgtgtttttttaaagAGAATGAAAAAGAATAGTGTCCATGTAATAAAATATTACACAATTTGATTCTCTAAAAATtgggattattatttttaatatattaaatatatttttataataggaCTCACATGATTA is a window encoding:
- the LOC121979447 gene encoding protein LIFEGUARD 2-like encodes the protein MWKNAGYSKAGDLESGTQPLYPGMLESPDLRWAFIRKIYFILCVQLALTVAVASVVVSVDAIPQFLLSSNTGLAVYIAIVFLPIITLCPLSCYYQRHPVNLLLLGLFTVSLSFAVGMTCAFTSGKVILEAAILTAVVVVSLTLYTFWAARRGHDFSFLGPFLFAALMILLVFSFIQILFPLGKISVMIYGGLAAIIFAAYIVYDTDNLIKRYTYDEYIWAAVALYLDIINLFLNLLTILRVSNN